cagattttttttcgctcactACCACTGGATGGATGACTCACGGTTGATTGCGATGGAGTTTTCTTAACGGTTGGGTTTGTCGTCAGCATATTTGACGGCTTTTCAGGTACTCTCGATTCATTCGCGAGAgctaatgtaaaaataaaaacgaaccaaaataaaactttagcacttagtaaaagtaaaacaacactTCATTATAGTTGTAAAAACTGGAGGAAACTCTGCGATTAAATAATGACTCCAtatcacatcacatcacattaATACGAGTATGCTCAAATTTAATAATGTGGTTGGGTGAATTAATGAATAAAGTGCTCGGATTAGTCGAACAAAAAGTTCCcaaaaaactacaaaaccTAAccttattttcttctcctgaCCACCGCCGAAAACTTTACGGACAATTTGTGGTGACTTTCATCTCTCCAGTGAAGAAAACATAGGTATAAAGTGTCCTTTCTGAGTTCATATTGTTAACTATAATCCTTAAGAGCCTATCATTGCTGTATCATGAGAAACCACACCAATCAAACTAGTGTTAAGTCTAATGAAGGTACTATTAAAGTCTAAAAAGCCTCGCTTTTTTCCAAACCTCAACGATAAATAACAATGATACTTCTCACTAATGTTGAAATAAGTGGAAAATATGGCTAACAATCTGTTTCGTATTCGTACCAGAGCGAATCCCAATTCCAGACGAAAAACTCTAAACCCGGAATAATTCACTATTAATTGTAACTCAATTTGGGATATCCTTTTCCGAagcaaaattatattaatCACAGGCACTGCTTTTCAAGCGCAACCCAATCAAAATACCTATCCGTCCCGTACGGTGTAACGTATTCATTCTTTCAGATCAAGCCCGGGTAAGTATCATCTTACGATTCGCCACCCTTACAGACGGCATACACCCTTTTACTCGATAATTGCTCCCAAAGGGACAGTTACCAAGATGCCGACGCTTAATGAGGAATTAATAACGAAATCTCCATTTCGACTCGGTGATTGGATTTGATGAACCATTGAGAAACGGGATTTCGTTAAGCCGTTTCGTTCTAGCCGTTTAGTTGGTTCACCTTCGAATGCCTTTGAATGTCCTCGAGTTAGTGTCCAAAAGACCCCCTTCCGGACGGGGTGATGGGAAGATTTCAAATGTGATAAAAAGCTGCCGACAACGATACGCACAGAGGTATCGTACGTACTGTCCGCTTTCGCTTCATCAACGGATCCACAACACGCTCCTCCCCCACACAATGTTTTTGCAATGTCCTTTGAAGTAGCAGTCTCGGGTGCCACTCTTCAAAGGGATgatccaaaataataataacggcTTTACATTATCCGCCGGTGTCACCGGGGAACAGTGTCGTGTAGTAAGAATCCGACGCGGCTCGGTCGGACGCTGCACGGTGCGCACTGCACGATAAATAGCCCTCGAGAAACGAACGAGAACACAGAGCGCCGTCCACATTATCGAGCACATTGGCTGAACGATGTGTCAGGCCCACAACCCACCGGGAACCACCGATGGTGACTGCTTTTAATCGACGGCACATCCTGGCGACAGCGTTTGATTGCGATCCGTAGTGTCCGGGGCGATGATGACTTCCCGCCCGGGACCCTAGCCGAGCATCGGCAGTATGGCTAAAAGCATACCATGCACCATTCTGGTGTGATCCATTCAGCACCGGCAGTGGGAGAAAATTGCTCACTACTTCAAAGTGGCAAATCCccttttcaattttctaaCGGAAGATGAaggataaaattttaatgccCAAGCATAACTCAATTTCATGCCGGCCCCTGCTTCAACGCTTGCACTCGTTGAGTTGAGCGCACAGCCACACTGGCATCGATTTTGAATCTTTTCTCCACGACCGAGGACCGGTCgtttgtggaaaatggatTCACAATCGAATCATACGAACGAACATTATCTGCTGCTACTTccgatgctgctgctacctTTCGTGTGGGACAGGGATATATTGCTGCTGCCTTACAAACAGAAAGCTGACCATTAGATGTCCTCGATTGGATAAGAAAAGAAGCAGCAATAGAcaatggaaatattttatctattggcattttttcaaatttattattgaaaaatagttATGGTTTTCAATATTTCCACATCATTTTAAATCCGCTCCTGCTGTGTGTTGTATAAAATTTGATAATTACACCGCAGACAATAAACAAGcattattttatgatttatattattatttggtTAGTATGAGATTCTTACAAATTTCTGTTGCTTGCTTTGTAATTGTTATCATCCTGTAATAATGTAAATCCAAAATagcgaaattttaaattacataCAAAAGCGACATCTATTGGATTGTAGCGCAAGCAGTactcaattcaattcaatgtGGCAATGTCTTTGCGTTTATTTCCTTCGTATGAAAGTAGTAAATGCATCGTTCCTTGACTAAACTTACCAAGTGCATGCTAACAATaatttgcatgatttttttagGAAGAAAGTTATGTGAAAAATGAGAATGTTCCCAATTTCTTCTAAACAGTAGTTGACGTGCACCGTTTCGATGTTCAATCACGTTTCCTTTATAGATCAGGAAGAGCaaatgtttttgcttttttcacaGAACGTTCGGCGGGCCGAGCGTTGAGATGTTTTCCGAAAATTGTGATCACCTTGTCGCGAATGGTAACCTCGAACTGAGAATCATTTTTTGGTATGGCtgaaagagaaacaaatatACACAACCTCATTAATTCTGCCCACAGGAAATGCTGCCTGTTTACTCACTACGTAGCCTGTTGTCCTTCGACACCATTTTGAAGGTTCCTTTCGTATCCAGTACTACGATTCCTTTCATTCCTACTACGCTGGACTGTTTCGATCGCACGATGTGAATTTTCGCTCCATGATAGTCTGCCTTCAGCAAGCTAGCCCTGGGGGTAAAGAATAGCAATCACTTAACACGCTGCGTAAAACTAACTACCTACTACATACACGACAGTATTATATCTAGATTCTGTCACGACCGGTAGTTGGTCCGATGGGAAGAGTGTATCATAATATCCGCACCACATCTTATGTAGCTTCAATGCGTCTTTGTACTTTACCGTATCGTGTGGTAAAGTGTATAGACCCATTTCTTTAATCTCCTTTCGCGAAagtttcttttgctgttttggttTATCATTCGGGTTTGCTCTATTGTAATGCTTGGCATCTAGGCTCATATAATGTTTCTTCGCATAAATGAAATCATCGCGTTCTTCCGGTTTCACCAAATTGACCATAAACGTAGGACCTGCAAAGATATACAATATAAGAAGTACCTGGCcgtaataaaatgtattaaaatttaGATTTACCATCCATTCTGAACACATGCGTGCGGCTTTTTGTGGGTTTGTTTGGAAGTTTTGTTTACAACATTTGACAGTTCCCGATAGAACCGTACCGCTGTACACAAAGTTCGAATCAGCCAGTTTCACTCACACAATCACACGTTCGTCATTTGATTTCGTTTGCTTCAAATGAGCCgttgcaaacaattttgtgTAGATTGCTACTCATATTACTATAGCATCGCTAATAATCTTTGTATATTGTTCAATTCTCCCTCCCTCGGATGCTTCAAATATGTTAGTTCTAAATATGGCTTACAAAGGGTATGAAATGTTAAAACTAAGTAGCCTCCGAAAACTCCATGACGTTCAGCAGACTCGTAGCTATTTCTCCCAGTTGTTTGTCCGACGAGTTCTTCATCGTTTTTATCATAGACCACGGAATCTGTAAAGCAGATCAAGATTAGTCAATTCGTGCGGTGAAATGCTTACATCCTTACATTCCTTACCTTTTCTGGCAATGATGAGGGTATCCCTGCCTGAAGTGATGTGCTCAGTAGTCGATAGATTATCGCCACCGCAACGGCTACAACGTCCGTAGCATCATTCAAGTTCAAGCAACGTAAAACACCGCTGATAAGCTTTTCTTCGCTCAACATGAAATAAGCGACCGGATCCTCCAGTGACATGTTGTACGCGAACGTAAGTACCATTCGCTTTATGAGGCGAAAGTGAGGAAATCTCCACTGTTCCTGATTCAGCACCATCTTTTTCATGAGCTGCACCACCTCTTCTTGCTGTGCTAAAAATGCTCTACCCTCGGTGTACGCAGCCAGGTTCGTTATGGCACCAAGTACCGATATCACAAATACGTGTTCCATAGATTGTGGGGGCGGCAAATTGTTGCCGTAGGCCAGCAGAAATGACTCAATGATGCCTTTCGTCAGGGCACAATACTTTCGCATTGTTTCCTGCGCTTGTATTAGTATTTTCACATTCGATTGACTTTTGAAAGATTTCCACACGATTTCTCCCATCACGGAACCGATCTTGATCATCACTTGGTATTGCCCTTCGTACAATctaaagagaaaaaagcgaATCAGTCACCAATGACAACAACGAAGAGCTCTACCGAAATACTCTACTTTTTgtaatgatttgtctggttagtTTTTTCCTCCAGCTGTCGCTCTAGCATGGaaatttttccttctgctttcAG
This region of Anopheles marshallii chromosome 2, idAnoMarsDA_429_01, whole genome shotgun sequence genomic DNA includes:
- the LOC128718431 gene encoding uncharacterized protein LOC128718431 codes for the protein MAEAEKECKKMEIAVQRHRKMLHYVTNKCVPLLESKLKEADDKSMSWKDRALKAEGKISMLERQLEEKTNQTNHYKKLYEGQYQVMIKIGSVMGEIVWKSFKSQSNVKILIQAQETMRKYCALTKGIIESFLLAYGNNLPPPQSMEHVFVISVLGAITNLAAYTEGRAFLAQQEEVVQLMKKMVLNQEQWRFPHFRLIKRMVLTFAYNMSLEDPVAYFMLSEEKLISGVLRCLNLNDATDVVAVAVAIIYRLLSTSLQAGIPSSLPEKIPWSMIKTMKNSSDKQLGEIATSLLNVMEFSEAT
- the LOC128718430 gene encoding ribonuclease P protein subunit p29, producing MDGPTFMVNLVKPEERDDFIYAKKHYMSLDAKHYNRANPNDKPKQQKKLSRKEIKEMGLYTLPHDTVKYKDALKLHKMWCGYYDTLFPSDQLPVVTESRYNTVVASLLKADYHGAKIHIVRSKQSSVVGMKGIVVLDTKGTFKMVSKDNRLRTIPKNDSQFEVTIRDKVITIFGKHLNARPAERSVKKAKTFALPDL